TCAGAAAATTCATCTTTAAATTCAGGGGATCCTAGGTCAGAACTTACAATACTCTAACACCCTAGTATGCATGCCATCATTTCCCTATTTCTGGTTCGTTCGCTGTTCTAGCCCCACCTGAGTGCGATTGAACAAGGTAAGATTAAGCATGACTGCACAATCTTCTGCCCCCATTCAGTTTGAATACCCTCAGCAAGACGCTGCTGGCATTACCTGCACTGCTCAAGCATGGGCTAAAACCCCGCCAGCATTAAGCCCTAATGAAAAAGATCAGGCTATTGCAAAAATAAAGACGCTTCTCCACGAAAAGAATGCGGTTTTAGTGGCCCATTACTATGTGGATGCGGATATTCAAGATCTAGCACTTGCCACTGGGGGATGCGTAGCAGACTCCCTAGAAATGGCACGCTTTGGGAAGAATCACCCTGCCAAAAATTTAATCGTGGCCGGCGTTCGCTTCATGGGCGAGACTGCCAAAATCCTCAGTCCAAAAAAACGCGTTTTCATGCCAGATCTTGAGGCCACCTGCTCATTAGATCTCGGTTGTAATGCTACGGACTTTGCGGCCTTTCGAGCAGATCACCCTGATCGAGTAGTTGTAGTCTATGCAAATACAAGTGCTGCCGTCAAAGCTCAGGCCGATTGGATGGTAACCAGCTCCTGTGCCTTAGCCATTGTTCATCAGTTAAAAGTTGAGGGCAAAAAAATACTCTGGGCACCCGATCGCCATCTTGGGCGCTATATTCAGGAACAAACTGGGGCAGACATGTTGTTGTGGAATGGTGCCTGTATTGTTCATGATGAATTTAAGGCAACAGAACTGGCGCTATTAAAAGCCAAACACCCACAGGCGATGATCTTAGTTCACCCAGAGTCCCCCCAAGGCGTGGTTGATCTTGCTGATGTCGTTGGATCAACTTCTGCAATGATTCAGGCGGTCGTTGAGGGTAGCTCCAACGAATACATTATTGCTACTGATAATGGCATCTTGCATCGCATGCGCCAACTAGCGCCTACTAAAACCTTGATTGAGGCACCAACAGCTGGCAATAGCGCTACTTGCAAAAGTTGCGCCCACTGCCCTTGGATGGCCATGAATGGACTGCAGGGAATCCTAGATTGTCTGGAAAACTCCAGTGGCGAGGTCTATGTCGATGAACCTATCCGAGCGCAAGCCTTGGGCTGCATTGATCGCATGCTCGACTTTACAAAAAACCATCCTGACTTGCTTGCAAAAGCACAGCATGGATTTGTCAAGAATATTGGCTCAGCCTAACACCACACATAAGATCAATATATTTCCATGTTCGAATTGAATGAGACCCTAGAGCAAGCACGCCAACGCAATATTCACGATGCCCTGTTGGAGGACATCGGAACTGGCGACTGGACAGCCATGCTCGTCCCCACCAAAACTGTAAAGGCGCAATTAATTGTTCGACAAAAAGCAGTTCTCTGTGGGGTAGATTGGTTTGAAGGCACCCTTAAAAAGCTGGATCCAAACGCAAGCATTACCTGGCAATACATTGAGGGAGACTGGATGGAGCCAGACACTAAGGTCTGCGATATCCAAGCAGACTCGCGCGCTCTACTCTCTGCAGAACGTACTTGTATTAATTTTTTACAAACATTGTCATCAACAGCCAGCATTGCTCGGGAGCATGTTGAAGCCATCAAAGGTGTTAGCCAAAATCCCAAAGGATGTGCTGTTTTAGATACTCGTAAAACGATTCCGGGATTGCGCCAGGCTCAAAAATATGCAGTCCGTGTTGGCGGAGGAAAAAATCAACGTCTTGCACTATGGCATGGCATTTTGATTAAAGAGAACCATATTGCTGCGGCTGGCAGCGTTACAGCCGCCCTTCAAAATGCACGATCACTGAATTCTGGGGTAGATATTCAAATTGAGGTTGAGAATTTTGCCGAACTAGAAGAGGCGCTAGCTGCTGGCGCCAAGAGTATTTTGATTGATAACTTTACGCCCGAGCAAATGAGACAGGCAGTATCTTTGACCGCTGGAAGAGCTTTACTGGAAGCTTCTGGTGGAATCGATTTAGATCAAATGCGCGCCATTGCCGCCACAGGCGTTGATCGCATTTCATTGGGTAAGTTAACTAAAGATATTCACGCCGTTGATTTTTCAATGCGAATTCTGAGCTAGAGCCCAGAAATTGCTAGCTCTCCTGTGCTGACTCGCTACCCTCAGCCTGCGGGGTCAAAATTGTTGGGTAGGAAACAGCCCAAGTTCCCGGGTAATCGCGACTGTAGTGCAATCCTCTGCTCTCACGACGCATCAATGCAGAGCGCACTATTAATTCAGAGCACTCTAATAAATTTCGTAGCTCAATCAAGTCACGCGTCACTCGGAAATTAGCGTAATACTCTTGAACCTCATAGCGCAGCAGTTTAATTCTGTGCAATGCTCGCTCTAAGCGGCGATTGGTTCTCACAATTCCAACATAGTTCCACATTAATGAACGCAACTCATCCCAGTTATGTGCAATCACCACTTGTTCGTCAGCATCCTCCACCTGACTCTCATCCCATAAAGGCAGCGTAGGAATTGAAGGGGTTTTTTGCGATGAAATATCCTCAGCCGCAGCCTTGCCGATCACCACGCACTCCAAAAGAGAGTTGCTTGCTAAGCGA
This genomic interval from Polynucleobacter necessarius contains the following:
- the nadA gene encoding quinolinate synthase NadA, whose protein sequence is MTAQSSAPIQFEYPQQDAAGITCTAQAWAKTPPALSPNEKDQAIAKIKTLLHEKNAVLVAHYYVDADIQDLALATGGCVADSLEMARFGKNHPAKNLIVAGVRFMGETAKILSPKKRVFMPDLEATCSLDLGCNATDFAAFRADHPDRVVVVYANTSAAVKAQADWMVTSSCALAIVHQLKVEGKKILWAPDRHLGRYIQEQTGADMLLWNGACIVHDEFKATELALLKAKHPQAMILVHPESPQGVVDLADVVGSTSAMIQAVVEGSSNEYIIATDNGILHRMRQLAPTKTLIEAPTAGNSATCKSCAHCPWMAMNGLQGILDCLENSSGEVYVDEPIRAQALGCIDRMLDFTKNHPDLLAKAQHGFVKNIGSA
- the nadC gene encoding carboxylating nicotinate-nucleotide diphosphorylase codes for the protein MFELNETLEQARQRNIHDALLEDIGTGDWTAMLVPTKTVKAQLIVRQKAVLCGVDWFEGTLKKLDPNASITWQYIEGDWMEPDTKVCDIQADSRALLSAERTCINFLQTLSSTASIAREHVEAIKGVSQNPKGCAVLDTRKTIPGLRQAQKYAVRVGGGKNQRLALWHGILIKENHIAAAGSVTAALQNARSLNSGVDIQIEVENFAELEEALAAGAKSILIDNFTPEQMRQAVSLTAGRALLEASGGIDLDQMRAIAATGVDRISLGKLTKDIHAVDFSMRILS